In Nostoc sp. UHCC 0926, a single genomic region encodes these proteins:
- a CDS encoding TauD/TfdA dioxygenase family protein: MNKLLTVQQHSRLGKEVLRDCNLASITDQQVEELKQSLWEHGVIVVRKQKLTASQLKDFAIQTFGDTTLGRRPKSLDPEIDPDLQSPGVAILGNPKGLSQDIVGKMAWQWHHDKDHLPKTEGLDMNSLYVVMLYGVEIPAKGMDRQPHTTEYLDMVEAYHNLDRQHRQQLEQLWMYHLSPISPQPGEEIPRKLHPIVSTHKVTGRKGLYLGSDTSILQGLEDKPESAKQYWKDLFQAILSCTPVYTHIWQPGDILFWDNSQVMHTGMPYDAKKYKRIALRVGVVIGI, translated from the coding sequence ATGAATAAATTGTTGACCGTACAGCAGCATTCAAGACTGGGCAAGGAAGTTCTACGAGATTGTAATCTTGCATCTATAACAGACCAACAAGTTGAGGAATTGAAGCAATCTCTTTGGGAACACGGGGTTATTGTTGTCAGAAAGCAAAAACTGACGGCATCCCAGTTGAAAGACTTTGCCATTCAGACCTTCGGTGACACAACTCTTGGTCGTCGCCCCAAATCCCTAGACCCTGAAATTGATCCAGACTTACAAAGTCCTGGAGTTGCCATTTTAGGGAATCCCAAGGGGCTTTCTCAGGATATTGTGGGCAAAATGGCTTGGCAATGGCATCACGACAAAGACCACCTCCCAAAAACGGAGGGATTGGATATGAATAGCCTTTATGTAGTGATGCTTTATGGCGTGGAAATCCCTGCGAAAGGAATGGATAGACAGCCTCACACCACTGAATATCTCGACATGGTGGAAGCTTATCACAATCTAGATCGCCAACATCGGCAGCAATTAGAACAACTCTGGATGTATCACCTGTCACCTATCTCCCCACAACCAGGAGAGGAGATTCCCAGAAAATTACATCCCATTGTCTCCACTCACAAAGTAACTGGGCGAAAAGGATTATATTTAGGTTCAGATACTTCGATTCTTCAGGGGTTAGAAGATAAGCCGGAATCAGCTAAACAATATTGGAAGGATTTGTTTCAGGCAATTCTTTCCTGTACGCCAGTTTATACCCATATTTGGCAACCTGGAGATATTTTATTTTGGGATAATTCCCAAGTCATGCACACAGGTATGCCCTATGATGCAAAAAAGTATAAGCGGATTGCCCTACGTGTTGGTGTTGTAATTGGCATTTAG
- the nagA gene encoding N-acetylglucosamine-6-phosphate deacetylase, whose protein sequence is MIQATQSAVDIINARVPGYKDLQMLLVNQEGIIEQILPMGTVGVHSGAPLLDVAGDWISLGGVDLQINGALGLAFPELTVENAHLLVKISQFLWDVGVDGFLPTLVTTSVENIQRSLAIIAEVLPSQQAGAKILGVHLEGPFLNFQKRGAHPAEYLLPLTIDEVKRVLADYAHLVKVITLAPELDPTGEVIPYLRSLGITVSLGHSQATAAQAQRAFEQGATMVTHAFNTMPPLHHREPGLLGAAITHPDVMCSFIADGKHVSPTMLQILLRASYEEKGLFLVSDALAPLGLPDGVYPWDSRQIEVKNGTAQLADGTLSGTTLPLLVGVQNLMKWGICDVESAIALATNAPRQAIGLLGIAKSQPANLLRWHWDETTKELTWQRAITAEMVKKAWQIQDDSFFA, encoded by the coding sequence ATGATCCAAGCAACACAAAGTGCCGTAGACATTATCAATGCTAGAGTACCAGGGTACAAAGATTTGCAGATGCTCTTGGTTAATCAAGAGGGCATAATTGAGCAAATCTTGCCAATGGGTACAGTAGGAGTACACAGCGGTGCGCCCCTACTAGATGTAGCAGGCGACTGGATTTCTCTAGGCGGCGTTGATTTGCAAATAAACGGTGCGTTGGGTTTGGCATTTCCCGAATTGACAGTTGAAAATGCTCACTTGTTGGTGAAAATCTCACAATTTTTGTGGGATGTCGGGGTAGATGGATTTTTACCGACACTTGTGACTACTTCGGTAGAAAACATTCAGCGATCGCTTGCTATTATTGCTGAGGTTCTCCCTAGTCAACAAGCAGGTGCCAAGATTCTGGGAGTACATCTAGAAGGTCCATTTTTGAATTTCCAAAAGCGTGGCGCACACCCAGCAGAGTACTTGTTACCTCTAACAATTGACGAGGTGAAGCGGGTTTTGGCTGATTATGCCCATCTTGTGAAAGTGATCACCTTAGCGCCGGAGTTAGATCCCACTGGTGAAGTCATTCCATATTTGCGTTCTCTAGGAATTACTGTCAGTTTAGGGCATTCTCAAGCAACAGCTGCCCAAGCGCAACGTGCCTTTGAACAAGGTGCAACGATGGTAACCCATGCTTTCAACACCATGCCACCATTACATCACCGCGAACCAGGATTATTAGGGGCAGCAATTACCCATCCTGATGTAATGTGTAGTTTTATTGCTGATGGTAAACACGTTTCACCCACGATGCTGCAAATTTTACTTCGCGCTAGCTATGAAGAAAAAGGGCTATTTCTTGTCAGCGATGCCCTTGCACCTTTGGGGCTACCCGATGGTGTGTATCCTTGGGATAGTCGGCAAATTGAAGTTAAAAACGGTACGGCACAACTGGCGGATGGCACTTTGTCGGGGACGACTTTACCCTTATTGGTGGGAGTGCAGAATTTGATGAAGTGGGGAATTTGTGACGTAGAAAGTGCGATCGCTTTAGCTACTAATGCACCTAGACAAGCGATTGGTTTACTAGGAATTGCTAAGAGTCAACCCGCTAATTTATTACGCTGGCATTGGGATGAGACTACAAAAGAATTAACTTGGCAACGTGCTATCACCGCAGAGATGGTGAAGAAGGCATGGCAAATTCAAGATGATTCGTTTTTTGCGTAA
- the purE gene encoding 5-(carboxyamino)imidazole ribonucleotide mutase translates to MTPLVGIIMGSDSDLPTMKDAIAVCEEFGVESEVAIVSAHRTPERMVQYAQLAHQRGIKVIIAGAGGAAHLPGMVASLTPLPVIGVPVPTRNLQGVDSLYSILQMPAGIPVATVAIGNAKNAGLLAVQILATGQPELLERVQQYRQTLSESVIAKQEKLEQLGYEQYLQQMF, encoded by the coding sequence ATGACTCCCTTAGTCGGTATTATCATGGGCAGCGATTCTGATTTGCCCACTATGAAAGACGCGATCGCAGTTTGTGAAGAATTTGGCGTTGAGAGCGAAGTGGCGATCGTTTCTGCTCATCGTACCCCAGAACGGATGGTGCAATATGCTCAACTTGCACACCAACGCGGTATTAAAGTGATTATTGCTGGTGCCGGTGGTGCGGCCCATCTGCCTGGAATGGTAGCGTCTTTAACTCCACTTCCTGTGATCGGTGTTCCTGTACCCACACGTAACTTACAAGGTGTTGATTCTTTGTATTCTATTTTACAGATGCCTGCGGGGATTCCTGTGGCAACAGTAGCGATCGGTAATGCCAAAAATGCCGGACTTTTAGCAGTACAAATCCTCGCAACTGGGCAACCAGAATTGCTAGAAAGAGTGCAGCAATATCGCCAAACCCTATCTGAATCAGTAATTGCAAAGCAAGAAAAACTAGAACAACTAGGCTATGAGCAATATTTACAGCAGATGTTTTAA
- a CDS encoding putative quinol monooxygenase gives MTNQTIRVVARFIALPNKVEELKAVLLELIEPTRQEAGAIKYELLQNQSDPTDFTFIEEWTSDQALNTHLDSPHLQAGVAKLKGLVTAAPDVRQYHLLA, from the coding sequence ATGACTAACCAAACTATTCGCGTAGTTGCCCGTTTTATTGCTTTGCCTAACAAAGTAGAAGAACTAAAAGCTGTACTGTTGGAACTCATTGAGCCAACCCGTCAGGAAGCAGGTGCGATCAAGTATGAACTTTTGCAAAACCAGTCCGACCCAACAGACTTTACTTTTATAGAGGAGTGGACTTCTGATCAAGCCCTGAATACTCATCTAGATTCACCCCATCTCCAAGCGGGAGTAGCCAAACTCAAAGGTTTAGTGACTGCTGCACCAGATGTCCGCCAATACCATCTTTTGGCATAG
- a CDS encoding class II glutamine amidotransferase, protein MCQLLGMNCNVPTDICFSFEGFSARGGKTDDHRDGWGIAFFEGKGCRMFLDAQPSVVSPIAELVRSYPIHSTHVIAHIRKATQGEVALHNCHPFRRELWGQYWVFAHNGNLPDFDPENLGFYQAVGDTDSEKAFCMMLETLRSRFPEGKPDINELYPVLKETSAQIAKLGIFNYLLSDGQHLFAYCSTKLSYIIRQAPFAAAHLIDQDMTVDFREVTTERDRVAVIATTPLTDNEVWTQIQPGELLVFQDGLPLKYAFSSEQV, encoded by the coding sequence ATGTGCCAATTGCTCGGAATGAACTGCAATGTTCCAACGGATATTTGCTTTTCTTTTGAAGGGTTTTCTGCACGGGGAGGAAAAACGGATGATCATCGCGATGGTTGGGGCATTGCTTTCTTTGAAGGAAAGGGATGTCGGATGTTTTTAGATGCCCAACCTTCTGTTGTTTCTCCAATAGCGGAGTTAGTGCGGAGTTATCCCATCCACTCAACCCATGTCATAGCCCATATCCGCAAAGCCACTCAGGGTGAAGTTGCCCTACACAACTGCCATCCTTTCCGCAGAGAATTGTGGGGTCAGTATTGGGTGTTTGCCCACAACGGTAATTTGCCAGATTTTGATCCGGAAAATTTAGGCTTTTATCAAGCTGTAGGTGACACTGATAGTGAAAAAGCATTCTGTATGATGCTAGAAACATTGCGATCGCGCTTTCCTGAGGGTAAGCCTGACATCAACGAACTGTACCCTGTGCTGAAAGAAACTAGTGCTCAAATAGCAAAACTAGGTATATTTAATTACTTGTTATCAGATGGACAACACTTATTTGCTTATTGCTCAACCAAACTCAGTTACATTATCCGCCAAGCACCCTTTGCAGCTGCCCATTTAATTGATCAAGACATGACTGTAGATTTTCGGGAGGTGACTACTGAACGCGATCGCGTTGCTGTAATTGCTACCACACCCCTGACTGACAATGAAGTTTGGACACAAATCCAACCGGGAGAATTACTAGTTTTTCAGGACGGGCTGCCCCTGAAATATGCGTTCAGTTCCGAACAAGTCTAG